In Hypanus sabinus isolate sHypSab1 chromosome X2 unlocalized genomic scaffold, sHypSab1.hap1 SUPER_X2_unloc_7, whole genome shotgun sequence, a single genomic region encodes these proteins:
- the LOC132385949 gene encoding nuclear factor 7, brain-like, producing MASKGPAESLSEELICPVCLDFFTDPVTLECGHNFCRSCITRYWERERRNSCPECREVIADRTLRVNRALANLAEKARNLNLYPKGKESKRHCEEHEEELKLFCVTDKTLICVICAVAEEHREHRFRPIKEAVKIYTDQLKSSLDSLTKKILDFQEKEQQQKEKISGVQEQSHSLQSHITSQFAELRQIITEKEQSLLRELREEEKRILNPMEKNLREIQENIRIIQEEISKLKEQMDQKDSVMFLKEEARRNRRINDDIQELSVTDETLSVEKFDHLYLLNTVLRETLDAINRVSVTLDVETAGPYLEVSEDRKSVRWTRTVTWRNLPDTGKRFTHWACVLGSKGFTSGRHYWEVEVTGNRDWFLGVAVESVERKRGVSLSTETGFWVIRRYYDVLHRDCDVFGGPPSPESRLTAGPIPGRVRVYLSYESGTVSFYNAETKSHLHTFTGNKFTGKLYPFFAAWDENQWLRICSGSAPGL from the exons atggcttcgaaaggaccGGCCGAGAGTTTGAGCGAGGAGCTAATTTGTCCtgtctgcctggatttcttcaccgatccggttacactggagtgtggacacaacttctgtcgctcttgtatcacacggTATTGGGAAAGGGAGCggagaaactcctgcccggaatgtagagaggtgattgctgaccgcaccctcagggtgaatcgggccttagcaaatctggctgaaaaagctcgaaatctaaacctgtatccgaaagggaaggaaagtaaacgtcactgcgaggaacatgaggaagaactgaagctgttttgtgtaacggacaagacactgatctgtgtgatcTGTGCAGTGGCGGAGGAACACAGAGAGCACCGCTTCAGgccgattaaagaagctgttaaaatctaCACG gatcagctaaaatcttccttagactctctcacaaaaaagatattagacttccaggaaaaggagcagcaacagaaagagaagatttccggagttcag gaacagtcacacagccttcagtcccacatcacatcccagtttgctgaactgcgccagattatcactgagaaagagcagagcttactcagggaactcagggaagaagagaagaggattctcaatccaatggagaaaaatcttcgggagattcaagagaatataaggattattcaggaggaaatctcaaagttaaaggaacagatggatcaaaaagacagtgtgatgtttctcAAG gaggaagctcgtcggaaCAGGAG gattaatgatGATATCCAGGAATTATCAGTGACAGATGAGACCCTATcggttgaaaaattcgatcacctctatttgttgaacacagtgctgagagaaacgcttgatgctattaatcgag tatctgtcaccctggatgtggaaacggcgggTCCGTatctcgaggtgtctgaggatcggaagagtgtgagatggaCCCGGACCGTGACCTGGaggaatctccctgacaccgggaagagattcacacactgggcttgtgtgctgggatcaaagggattcacatcggggagacattactgggaggtggaggtgacggggaatcggGACTGGTTTCTGGGAGTCGCTgtagagtctgtggagaggaagagaggggttAGTCTGAGTacggagaccggattctgggtcatcAGGCGGTATTATGACGTGTTACATCGGGATTGTGACGTGTTCGGTGGTCCCCCCTCCCCTGAGTCCCGTCTCactgccggtcccatccccgggagggtgcgagtttatctcagttacgagtccgggacagtttcattttacaacgcggagaccaagtcccatctccacaccttcactgggaataaattcacggggaaactttatcctttcttcgcGGCCTGGGATGaaaaccagtggctgagaatctgctccggttcagctccgggtctgtaa